The Candidatus Eisenbacteria bacterium genome includes the window CGACATTGAAATCAAGCTCTAACCGGGACCAACCATGATCGGCTTGCTCGCGGAAAAAATCGGGATGACCCAGCTCTTCGACGAGCAGGGGCGCGTCACGCCGGTGACGGTGCTGGCGGCCGGGCCGTGCCCGATCGTCCAGGTCAAGACGCCGGAAACGGACGGCTACGCCGCGCTCCAGATCGGCTTCGGCCGGAAGCGCGAGTCATTGATCCCGAAGGGGCTGCAAGGGCATTTGAAGAAGCACAACGCGGCCGGCGTCCGCGCGCTCAAGGAAGTCCGCGTCGAGGACACATCGGAGTTCCAAGTCGGCCAGGAGCTGACCGTCTCGCTCTTCGAGGTCGGCAGCAAGGTCGACGTCATCGGCGTTTCGAAAGGGCGCGGATTCGCGGGCGTGATCCGGCGGCACCACTTTACGTGCGGGAGGGAGACCCACGGGTGCGTGACGCACAAGCAGCCGGGCTCGATCGGCGCGAGCGCCTATCCAAGCCGCGTGATCAAGGGGAAGCGACTGCCGGGCCGTATGGGCGGCGCGCGCGTGACGGTGAAGAACCTCCACGTGGTGGGCGTCGACCCCGAGCAGCATCTGATCTGGGTCCGCGGCTCGATTCCGGGGCCGCCCAAAAGCACGGTCCTGATCCGGAAGAACGGGTAAGACGATGGCGAAGGCGAAACGATACGGGAGCGACGGAAAAGAGCTTGGCTCGGTCGATCTTCCCAAAGAGCTTTTCGAGGCCCCGATCCACGAGCATTTGATCTGGGAGGCGGTGAAGAGCT containing:
- a CDS encoding 50S ribosomal protein L3, whose amino-acid sequence is MIGLLAEKIGMTQLFDEQGRVTPVTVLAAGPCPIVQVKTPETDGYAALQIGFGRKRESLIPKGLQGHLKKHNAAGVRALKEVRVEDTSEFQVGQELTVSLFEVGSKVDVIGVSKGRGFAGVIRRHHFTCGRETHGCVTHKQPGSIGASAYPSRVIKGKRLPGRMGGARVTVKNLHVVGVDPEQHLIWVRGSIPGPPKSTVLIRKNG